Below is a genomic region from Paraburkholderia phenazinium.
GCACCCTCGAAGAGCAGGTGTCGCGACGTCTGCAGGTGTTGCGTGCATTTGCGACGGACCTTGAGCGCTACGCGTTCCTGCGCGATCTGCAGGATACCAACGAAACGCTGTTTTTCGCGTTGCTGGTGCAGAACCTCGAAGAGATGTTGCCCGTCGTTTACACGCCGACGGTCGGCGCCGGTTGCCAGCAATTCAGCCGTCTGTTCCGCAAGCCTCGTGGCCTGTTTTTGAGCATGCCGCACAAGAACCGCATCGAGGAGATCCTTGCCCACCCGCGCTTCGACAAGGTCGAGGCCATCGTCGTAACGGATGGCGAGCGCATTCTCGGTCTCGGCGATCAGGGCGCGGGCGGGATGGGCATCCCGATCGGCAAACTGGCGCTCTATACCGGCTGCGGCGGTCTTCATCCTGCGACGACGCTGCCCATCATGCTCGACGTCGGCACGGACAATCCCGACTGCCTGAATGATCCGCTGTACATCGGCTGGCGTCACGAGCGCGTCCGCGGTGAGGAGTACGATGATTTTATCGAGGCCTTCGTGAGCGCCGTTGCAAAGCGCTGGCCGCATGTGCTGCTGCAATGGGAAGACTTCGCGAAGAACAACGCGACGCGCATGCTCGAACGCTACCGCGATCGTCTGTGTACGTTCAATGACGACGTGCAGGGCACGGCGGCAGTGGCGACCGGCACACTGCTCGCGGCGGTCAATGTCACCGGCGTGCCGTTGACGGAGCAACGCATTGCCGTGATGGGCGCGGGCTCGGCCGGTTGCGGCATTGCGAGTCTGATCCGCAAGGCGATGACCGATGCCGGCCTGTCGGATAGCGAGGCCGGCAAACGCTTTTTCATGGTCGATCGCGATGGCCTGCTGGTTGAAGGCATGGACGGCATCGCGTCGTTCCAGCAACCGTTTCTGCAGGACAAGGCGGCGATTGCCGACTGGAAGCTCGATCATCCGGACCGCATCGCCTTGCTCGACGTGGTGCGCAACGCGAAGCCGACGGTGCTGATCGGCGTGTCGGGGCAGGCCGGGGCGTTCTCCGAACCGGTGGTCCGGGCGATGGCCGAAATCAACAAGCGTCCCGTGATCTTTCCGCTCTCGAATCCCACCTCGCGCGCGGAAGCGACACCGGATGATCTGCAGGCCTGGACCGATGGCCGGGCCGTTATCGGCACGGGCAGTCCGTTCCCGCCGATCGAGCGCAATGGCGCCAAGTTCAAGGTGGATCAGACCAACAACTCCTATATCTTCCCGGGCGTCGGTCTGGGCGCTATCGCGGTCAAGGCTTCGCGTGTGAGCGACCAGATGTTCATGGCGGCGGCGAAAGCGCTCGCCGCGGCGTCGCCGGCCCGTAACGATCCCAACAAAAACCTGCTGCCGCCGGTGACCTCTTTGCGTGAAGTGTCGATCACGGTTGCGCTTGCAGTGGCGCTACAGGCGCACAAGGAAGGGCTGACCCAGGGCGTCGAAACGGATCAGATAGACGGTCTGATCCGTAACAAGGTATGGACACCTCACTACGTGCCTTATAACCGTATCGACGGCAGTACGCCGTAAGCCGGCTGCGTGGGTGTCCACAAGGCGGCTCTGAAGCTTCCGCGAGGTAGACACCTGGCCGCTCGGTGCAGCAAGGTGTGCCGAAGAGCGTGCCCCTACACGGGGCCGCCGGTGAGTGTTTGCGTGTGTGCTTTGGCGTAACCGCGAGGCACGCGGCGCGCGAGTCGCACAACGGACCATAACCCTGATCGAATAACCAGGCCGTACAACAGGCCACACAACAACAGGAGCCACGCTGTGGTCGACACGATTCTCAATGGCTTGCTGCCGGTTGCATTTGTCATCATGCTCGGCTGGCTTTCGGCCCGGATCCGTCTGCTGAAGCATGACGATGCAGGCGTGCTGGCGACGCTGGTGATCCGCTTCGCGCTACCGTTCGCGCTGTTTGAAGGCGCCGTGAAGACATCGCCCGAAAAGCTGCACAACGTGGGTTTTGCGCTGTGTCTGACGCTAGGTTTGATGGGCACCTACCTGATCGCTCTTGCGGTGGGGCGCTTCGTATTCAAACACGACCTGCGTACGGCAACGATGCAGGCGCTGGTGTGCGCCTTCCCCGATATGGCGTATTTCGGCGCGCCGATTCTGGCCGCGGTGTTCGGGCCCGAAGGATTTCTGGCCGTGCTGGTCGGCAATCTCATCACCAGCATCTTCATGCTGCCGCTGACCATCGTCCTTACGAACCTCGGTGGCACTGGCGAGAATGAGGGTCAGCGGCCGGATATCCTGCGCATTTTTGGCCAGAGCATTGCGCGTGCGGTGATCAATCCGATCGTCTGGCTGCCGATCTCCGGCATGGTGCTCAGCTTCGCCCATGTCACGTTGCCCGGTCCCGTGCTCACGTCGATCGATCTGATCGCCAAGGCCGCGGGAGGCACCTCGCTCTTTGCGCTCGGACTGATGCTGTATGGCGAGCGCTTCAAGATTAACGCCAACGTCCTCGCCAATCTCGGCATCAAGAACTTCCTGCAGCCGTTGATCATGGCGCTCGGCGCGGTGCTGTTCGGCGTGGTCGGGGCGCCCGCGCACCAGGCCGTGATCACCGGCGCCGTGCCGACTGCTACCGCGGCCGCCATGTTCGCGCTCAAGAGCAATACGTATACGGCCGACGCCACTTCGACGATCCTGATCAGTACGATCCTGGGTGTCCTTATCGAAGGACTGCTGATCGCCTACTTCTTCTGAGCGACACCGCCGCGCCGGCACACCGGCGCGGCCAGCAGCAAACGGCCTAAGCGCGCCGCTTCTTGCTCAGCGTGATGGTTTCGAACAGCGTGTAGTTGGCCGTAGGCGCCTGATCCGCACCCGGCGCGTGATAGTAGTTCATCGTGATGGTCGTCGTGCCGCCGTGTTCGCCCGGATCGTGATCGAACACGGCAATGCCATAACCCGTTCCCGTGTCGCGTTGCGCTGACCAGATCGCATCTTCCAGCGCATCGGCGGGGTTGCGCACGAACGTGTTCGCAGTCGTGCCTGGGATGGGACGGTTTGGCTTGGTGAAGACCTTCGCTTGTGGCAAACCGTTGGTGTTGTCTTCGCCATAGACATCGAGCGGTGCGCTCGTGCCGCCGCCGCCGAGGATCAGGTGGATCGTGCCATGGCTGGTGTCGAAAGTAGTGCTGGCCGGATCTGCCTGCGGCACGGGACGCGGTTGCAGCGTATCCACCACGGCGCCCGTGGTCGCATCCACGCCGGCGTTATGGTTGCAGCCGCGCACAGGATAGCTGCGTTCGTAGTCGTGGTCATGCCCGCATACCACGAGGTCGACACCGTAACGGTCGAATAGCGGCAGCCACGCCTCGCGAATGCCCTTGTCGGAACCATTGCCGGTCTTCGACGAAGTCAGCGCGTCCTGGTGCATCTGCACGACGATCCAGTCGATCTCGTGATCTTCCGATGCATGACGCAGCGTCTCTTCGAGCCAACGGGTCTGGATACCCTTGCTGTACCCACGCACGTAGAGCGACGTGCCCGCTTCGATCGGCGCATGACCTGTGCTGGCCACCGGCACCAGCGGATCAGGACCCGCCACGAAGGCCGCTGCGTCCTGATAGACCACGTCGTCAGCATCGAGCGAGATAAACAGCACCGAACTCACGCGAAAGCTGTACCAGTGACCGGCAAACTGCGTGCCGTTCTCCGGCAACGTGTAACGCGTCAGATACGACGCGAGACCTTGCGGACCGTTATTGAATTCGAGTTCGTGATTGCCCGGACACGGCATCCACGGACGATTGGCCGCCGAGCTCTGGCAGTTGTTGCCGAAGTCGCGCCACACGTCGGGTTGATGCGTCGGATTCAGGTTCGCGTAGCAGAGATCGCCGTTGAGCAGATGGAACAGTGGCTGAAAGCGTTCGACGGCCTGCACGGCAAAACGGCTCTGCGGATACGAGAGCACCCATTGGGTGTTGGGTGTGGCGAGATCCCCATAGGTGGTCCAGCGAAACGGCGTGCGTCCGCGCGGCGCCGTCTGGAAGCTCGCGGTGAACGGTTGTGCGGCGTTGCTGTCGTTGTCGGCCGTGACCGTGTACTGATAAGTGTTCGCTGGCTTGAGGCCGCGCAGGCGGGCGTGATACGTGAACACCGTAGCGCCGTTTATGCCATCCGTATAAATGCGTTGCACGCCGTGCACGGTTTGCTGTGCCTCGCCTGCGGCGCCGAACTGCACCCGGGGGTTGGACGCCGTGGCAAGCGAGGCCCACGAGACCACCACCTCACTCGTCGGATCGCTGCCCCAGGTCAGATGAATCTGCTCGGGTGTGCCGTCCGGATTCGTCGTGGCAGCCTTGCCCGTAGCGGCGAAGCTGCCGGTGGCGCCCGCCAGTCCGGAAGCGCCTGCGAGCTTGAGGAAGCCACGGCGCGAGACGGCCGCGAGGACATCGGCGGGGCGGGACGTGCTGGAAGCGGTGTCGGAAGCGAGATGGGCAGCGGGGGAGTTCTTGTTCGACATGTCGGTGCTCGGCCTGTGGGTTGGGAGGACAGCGCGCGGACGGCATCTCTGGCCGGACTGCATAGGCAGCAGTCCAGCGCGGCTTGCCGTGACTCGAAGTGCGCAACCGCAACCACATTATTCGCAGAACTGTCTTTCCGTGTTGTGACAGCGCTGCCGGCACCACGCGTGCGACATCTGCGGATCGACCACTGATGTGCACATTGACGCCGGACATGCGGCCCGGCGCCAACCCTTCAGGCGAAGCTTTTAGTTCGCGTTAGCCTGCTTGCTGCCAAACGTCACGGTGATCGACGGCGCATACTGCGGCACCGTAATCATGGCGTCGTCGCTATCGCCATCGTCGCTGTTACCTGCTGCGAAGTGAAATTGCGGGCGCGGAATCTGCGTGGTCACCGCCTTGATCGTCGTCGTGACGGGGTCGTAGCCTGACTTCTCGCATTTGATCTGCAGATCCGAGTCCGAGCGGCGCACGTCGACGCTATCCGGAGCGGTGACTGACCAGTCGCCCTTGCTGTTAGTCAATACGCATTTCGCATCGGCGACCGGCCCGTTGTTATCGACTACGGCGATCGACAGCGTCTCGCGGTCCTTCTTCTCGCCGCCATTGTTCGAATTCGACGCGCCGGTCACGTTGACCGTGTTAGCGGACTGCAGGTTGCTGCTGGCACCGCCGACGTTGCCCGCGAAGGCGCCCAGGGAGATGAGAGAAACCGTTGCAGCAACAACGGCTTTAAGGCTCTTGTAAATTTTGGTTCTCCTTTGCTTTAACTGAAAGCGCGCAGTCAATCGCTTTGCGATGGCCGCCTGAGCGACGGCACCGCAGGACTCTATCACGCCTATTTAAAGCTTGAAATCGGCTAGCCGATCAGGAGAAACCGCTTAGACGCCGGTGCGCACGCCGACGCGATATTGCGTGACATGGCGGTATTCCATGCCGGGCCGTAGCACCACCTGTGCGTTGTCGGCCATATTGATCTGATTGGGAAAGCCGCCTGCTTCGAGGCAAAGTCCGGCGTACTTCGAATAGGTGTGGCCGCCGCGGCCTTGCTCGCCTTCGAGGTGATTGCCGGTGTAAAACTGCAGGCCCCATTGATCGGTCAGGACGCTGAGCTCGCGTCCGCTCGCGGGCTCGTAGACACGTGCCACCTCACGAACGGGCCGCGTGCTGTCTTTGACTTCAGGCAGTACGTAACAATGGTCAAAGCCAGCTGCGAGTGCGAGCTGGGTATTCGGCCAATCCAGGCGCGCACCGATCGGCGCGCTCTGGCGGAAATCGAACGCATTGCCGGCAACCTCTGCGCGGCGCGTGGGAATCATCTGCGCGTCGACCTCGAAAAAAGCTTCGGCGTCGATCGAGACCACATGGCCGCGGACGTCGGCGGCGGCTTGGCCGGTCAGATTGAAATAGCCGTGGCTCGTCAGGTTGAGCGGCGTGGGCGCGTCGGTAATGGCTTCGTAGGCAATCGTCAACGTGCCCTCATCATCGAGCGTGTAGCGGACCTGAACGCTCACGTGGCCCGGAAAGCCCGCATCGCCCTCAGGCGATTCAAGTCGCATGACGAGCGAGCCGTTGTCCTCGGCCGCCTCCCAGCACAGGCGATTGAAGCCGGTACTGCCGCCATGCAGCAGATTGTTGCCCTCGTTGCGGTCGAGCGTGTACTCGATGCCGTCCAGCGCGAAGCGTGCCGCCTCGATGCGGTTGGCCCAGCGCCCGATCAGGCCGCCCATATAGGTGGTGGAGGCCAGGTACTCGGCGGGCGTATCGTGGCCGAGCAGGATATCGCCAAGCCGGCCGGCGCGGTCCGGCGCATGCCACGACACGAGGGTCGCGCCCAGGTCGCTGATACTGACCTTCATGCCATGCGCATTGCGCAGCGTGAAGAGCTGGACCGGGTCGCCGCCGGGCACATTGCCCCAGGGTTCGGTCGAGAAGCGTGCGTGACTGATCATATCGGCGAGAGAAAAAGATTGCGAAAGCGGGATTTCAAAAGCGCACGCAGAGCATACGCCGGGTGTGACTGTGCCTAGCCGGGTGCAGCCGCGGACCTGGTACGTTCCTGATATTCCCGCGGCGTGCAGCCGAGCTCACGGCGAAACACCGCATACATGTACTGCAAGGACGTAAAGCCGCAACGGATCGCAACCTCCGCGCTCGAGGCGTCGCGTCTCGCAAGCATCGCCTTGGCGGCATCGAGCTTGTGACGCAGGATCTCCTGATGCACTGTACATTGCAATTCGCGCCGAAAATATTCTTCGAGCGACGAGCGCGACACGCCGACGTAATCGGCCACCTGTTCGGTGCGGATACCCTGGCAACCGTACTGGCGGATAAAGTGCCGCGCGCGCATCACATAAGGGCTCGTAAGCGGCTGGTGACGGGTCGATTCGAGCACGTTGATACCGACCGGCGGCACGCGGATGCGCCGGCCCGGAAAGCGCGCGCCGTGCAGCATCTGATGCAGCAGGTGAGCGGCAGTGCGACCCATTTCCTCGGTGCCCTGAATCACGGACGACAGCGGAATGCGTGTGAGAGTGCGGCTCAGCGGATCGTTGTCGATGCCGATGATCGAGACCTGTTCGGGCACGGCTATCCCGGCGGTCAGGCAGGCTTGCAGCAGTTGCCGTGCGCGGGCGTCGCTGACCGCGATGATGCCGACCGGTTTGGGCAGTTTTTCGAGCCAGCCCGTGAGCTGTTCGATGGCCTGGTTCCACGACGGTGCGCTGGTGGACAGGCCACGGTAGATCTCGTCGTCGATCTCCTCGGCGCTGCGGCCTTCGGCGGCGCGCAGGCTGACGAAGGCCAGCTCGCGCTGCTGCGCCCAGCGGTTCTCCGGTGCCTGCGGCAGGCTATAGAGCGCGAAGTGCGGCAAGCCCGCACCGATCAGATGGGTATAGGCGAGCGAGACGAGCTGGGTGTTATCCGTCGCGATGTAGGGCAGCTCGGGCGGGTAGTGCGTCTCGTCCTCGTACGACGAACCGACCGCCACCACCGGCAGCGGGCAGCCGCGCAGCGCTTCGCAGACTGCGGGGTCGTCGAAGTCCGCGATGATGCCGTCGCCGTCGAAGCGCTCGATGCCTGTCAGCCGGCAGCGAAAGTCTTCTTCGAGAAACAGGTCCCACGCAACGCGGGTGGAGAGCAGGTAATTGCCAATGCCGCTAATGATCTGGCGGTCATACACCTTGTTCGCGTTGAACAGCAGCGCGATCCGATGGGGTCTTTGCGGCGTCTGGGGGCGGGTCATCGTCGATGGCGCGGCGGCGTGGCGAGCCGGCGGGCCATTGTCTCCATATGGGGCGCGGCTAGCCTGGCCGCGCCGGTTTTTAAGTGTCCGGTTATTTTAGGCCCGGATTGCATTGCGTGTGCACGCCAACAGCGCGGGCGGTGAGAAACATTAACCATGCTGCGCAATTTCGCAATTGCGGGCACAGGCCGCGCGCGGCAGCATGGCGACAGCTTGTCGAACCCGGCCAGGCGCTGCCGCACGGGTTGCACTGCAACAATTAATGGAGACACTCATGTCCTACTTCGAACACATTCCCGCCGTTCGCTACGAAGGTCCGCAATCGGACAATCCGCTCGCTTTCCATCACTACGACCGCACTAAACGTGTGCTCGGCAAGACGCTCGAAGAGCATCTGCGCATTGCCGTGTGCTACTGGCATACGTTCGTATGGCCGGGTGTCGATATCTTCGGGCAGGGCACCTTCGTGCGTCCGTGGCAGCAGCCCGGCGACGCCATGGAGCGCGCGCATCGGAAGGCCGACGCCGCGTTCGAATTCTTCTCGAAGCTCGGTACCCCTTACTATACATTCCACGATACCGACGTGGCTCCGGAAGGCGCGAGCATCAAGGAGTACAGCGAGAATTTCACGCGCATCAGCGACTATCTGGCGCGCAAGCAGCAGGATACCGGCGTCAAGCTTCTGTGGGGCACGGCCAACCTGTTCTCACATCCGCGCTATGCGGGCGGCGCGGCAACCAGCCCGAACCCCGATGTGTTTGCGTTTGCCGCCACCCAGGTACGCCATGCGCTCGACGCCACGCAACGGCTCGGCGGAGAGAACTATGTGCTGTGGGGCGGCCGCGAAGGCTACGACACGCTACTCAATACCGACCTGGTGCGCGAGCGCGATCAGTTTGCGCGGTTTCTCAACATGGTGGTCGAGCATAAGCACAAGATCGGCTTCAAGGGTACGCTGCTCATCGAGCCGAAACCGCAGGAGCCGACCAAGCATCAATACGATTACGACGTCGCCGCCGTGCATGGGTTTCTCACGCAATACGGCCTGCAGAACGAGATCCGCGTCAATATCGAGGCCAATCATGCGACGCTGGCGGGGCACTCGTTCCATCACGAGATCGCCACGGCGTTTGCACTCGGCATTTTCGGCAGCGTGGATGCCAACCGCGGTGATCCGCAAAACGGCTGGGACACGGACCAGTTTCCGAACAGCGTCGAGGAACTGACGCTCGCGCTTTATGAAATCCTCCGGCACGGCGGTTTTTCGACCGGCGGGATGAACTTCGACTCCAAGGTGCGGCGTCAGAGCGTCGATGCGGAAGACCTGTTCTTCGGGCATATCGGCGCGATCGACAACCTCGCGCTCGCGGTCGAGCGGGCTGCCGTGCTGATCCAAAACGACCGGCTCGAAAAGTTCAAGCGCGAGCGTTACGCCGGCTGGGAGACGGAGTTCGGCCGCAAAATCCTTTCTGGCGGCTATTCGCTGTCGGAGCTTGCTGGCGACGCGGTCGGCCGCGGGGTGAACCCGCAGCATGCGAGCGGCCAGCAGGAGCGGCTGGAAAACATCGTCAACCAGGCTGTCTACGGTCTGCGCTGAATGCGCGACGCGGCGTGGCGCTGCGTTAAGGCGCCGTGCCGTGCGCGATGACGTGGAACGCGCAGAGCCCATTCGATGGGCATGAAAAAACGTTAGGACGACTGGCCAGTTTCGCAATCGCGCAGCCGTTGGCGATTGCGCATACTGGCGCAAAACGAGGATGGAGACATGTTCATCGGTATCGACCTCGGCACGTCAGGCGTCAAGGCCGTGCTACTCGACCGCGATGGCCGCGTACGCTGCACGGCGGCGCACGCGCTGACCGTCAGCCGGCCACAGCCGCGCTGGTCTGAACAGGATCCGCACGACTGGTGGAATGCCACCAGGGCGGCGGTGGGCGATCTGCTCGAACAGGCGCGCGCAGCCGGGATTGGCGCAACGCAGATCGAGGCACTGGGTCTGACGGGCCAGATGCACGGCGCAACGCTGCTCGACGCGCAAGGCGACGTATTGCGACCGGCGATTCTATGGAACGACGGACGTTCGGATGCCGAATGCCGCGAACTCGAAACAGCCGTGCCGCAACTTCGAACGGTGGCAGGAAATCTTGCCATGCCAGGGTTCACGGCGCCCAAACTGCTCTGGGTCCGCAAACACGAACCGGAGATTTTTTCCCGCATCGCCAAGGTGCTGCTGCCGAAAGACTATCTGCGCTATTGCCTGACCGGCGGCTTCGCCACCGATCCTTCCGATGCCGCAGGTACGCTCTGGCTCGACGTGGCGCAGCGCGACTATAGCAGCGCGTTGCTGTCCGCCTGCGGACTCACGCGTGAGCAGATGCCTGAAGTGTTCGAAGGCAATCGCGTGACGGGCACGCTCAAACCCGAACTCGCACGCGAGTGGGGAATCGGTGAAATTCCCGTGATCGCAGGTGGCGGCGACAACGCGGCCGGTGCCGTGGGCGTGGGTATCGTCAAGCCGAAGCAGGCGATGCTTTCGCTCGGCACATCCGGTGTGTATTTCGCGGTCTCCGACGGCTTCCTCGCCAACCCTGCGTCAGCAGTCCATAGCTTCTGTCATGCCTTGCCGCAGACCTGGCATCTGATGTCGGTGATGCTCAACGCTGCCGGTTGCCTCGATTTCACTGCACAACTGACGGGCTACGCCGATGTGGCCGCACTGCTCGCCGATGCCGAAGCTCAGGCACGCGACCGGCGGCCGTGGTTTCTGCCGTATCTGACCGGCGAGCGCACGCCGCACAACAACGTCAACGCGAAGGGTGTGTTCTATGGCCTCGCGCCGCAGACCAGCCGTGCGGATCTGGCGAACGCCACGCTCGAAGGCGTCGGCTTTGCCTTGCTCGACGGCATGGATGCACTGCACGCTGCCGGTCTCGTGCCTGACGATATTTCGGTGATCGGTGGCGGCTCGCGCAGCGCTTACTGGACCCAGATGCTGGCGGATATCTTCGGGCGTCCGCTGACCTTGCGTGCGGGCGGTGAGGTTGGGCCGGCGCTGGGCGCGGCACGGCTTGCGCATCTGGCGCTCGAACCTGGTGCGCCGCTTGAGGCTATCTGCCCGACGCCGGAAATTCTCGCCGTGCGTGAACCGGACATGGTGCGTCACGCGTGGTATCGCAATGAACGTCGTCCGACGTTTCATGCGCTGTACCGGGCACTTGAGCCCGTGTTTGCCGCAGACGCGTAGTGCCGAGCACCTGAGGTTTCATGTCTGATGCCTGGTCGCGGCGAGACGTCGCGCGGTGAGGTGTTGCCCGGTGAAATCTCGCGGAGGGAAGCGTCGCCTTGGTGAAAACGTCGCCCGCGAGGACGCCGAATAGAGGAGCTTAAAGCAATGCGCAGCCGCAATGGCCGCGCCGGTAAGGGGTACTAAGGGGTAGTCCATCGTTAGTCGTGTATCCGGCCGCGCGGTTCGCCGCGCAGGCCGTTAGCCCGGTGTTGCCGGTTATAAAAGAGAGGAGTGAGACATGAAATTTTCAACGCGTCGTTCCGTT
It encodes:
- a CDS encoding NAD-dependent malic enzyme, whose amino-acid sequence is MPQVSTTEADAASLDTSRSGYELLADPLLNKGTAFSEAERDSFDLHGLLPPTIGTLEEQVSRRLQVLRAFATDLERYAFLRDLQDTNETLFFALLVQNLEEMLPVVYTPTVGAGCQQFSRLFRKPRGLFLSMPHKNRIEEILAHPRFDKVEAIVVTDGERILGLGDQGAGGMGIPIGKLALYTGCGGLHPATTLPIMLDVGTDNPDCLNDPLYIGWRHERVRGEEYDDFIEAFVSAVAKRWPHVLLQWEDFAKNNATRMLERYRDRLCTFNDDVQGTAAVATGTLLAAVNVTGVPLTEQRIAVMGAGSAGCGIASLIRKAMTDAGLSDSEAGKRFFMVDRDGLLVEGMDGIASFQQPFLQDKAAIADWKLDHPDRIALLDVVRNAKPTVLIGVSGQAGAFSEPVVRAMAEINKRPVIFPLSNPTSRAEATPDDLQAWTDGRAVIGTGSPFPPIERNGAKFKVDQTNNSYIFPGVGLGAIAVKASRVSDQMFMAAAKALAAASPARNDPNKNLLPPVTSLREVSITVALAVALQAHKEGLTQGVETDQIDGLIRNKVWTPHYVPYNRIDGSTP
- a CDS encoding AEC family transporter, whose protein sequence is MVDTILNGLLPVAFVIMLGWLSARIRLLKHDDAGVLATLVIRFALPFALFEGAVKTSPEKLHNVGFALCLTLGLMGTYLIALAVGRFVFKHDLRTATMQALVCAFPDMAYFGAPILAAVFGPEGFLAVLVGNLITSIFMLPLTIVLTNLGGTGENEGQRPDILRIFGQSIARAVINPIVWLPISGMVLSFAHVTLPGPVLTSIDLIAKAAGGTSLFALGLMLYGERFKINANVLANLGIKNFLQPLIMALGAVLFGVVGAPAHQAVITGAVPTATAAAMFALKSNTYTADATSTILISTILGVLIEGLLIAYFF
- a CDS encoding fibronectin type III domain-containing protein, whose product is MSNKNSPAAHLASDTASSTSRPADVLAAVSRRGFLKLAGASGLAGATGSFAATGKAATTNPDGTPEQIHLTWGSDPTSEVVVSWASLATASNPRVQFGAAGEAQQTVHGVQRIYTDGINGATVFTYHARLRGLKPANTYQYTVTADNDSNAAQPFTASFQTAPRGRTPFRWTTYGDLATPNTQWVLSYPQSRFAVQAVERFQPLFHLLNGDLCYANLNPTHQPDVWRDFGNNCQSSAANRPWMPCPGNHELEFNNGPQGLASYLTRYTLPENGTQFAGHWYSFRVSSVLFISLDADDVVYQDAAAFVAGPDPLVPVASTGHAPIEAGTSLYVRGYSKGIQTRWLEETLRHASEDHEIDWIVVQMHQDALTSSKTGNGSDKGIREAWLPLFDRYGVDLVVCGHDHDYERSYPVRGCNHNAGVDATTGAVVDTLQPRPVPQADPASTTFDTSHGTIHLILGGGGTSAPLDVYGEDNTNGLPQAKVFTKPNRPIPGTTANTFVRNPADALEDAIWSAQRDTGTGYGIAVFDHDPGEHGGTTTITMNYYHAPGADQAPTANYTLFETITLSKKRRA
- a CDS encoding aldose epimerase family protein, translating into MISHARFSTEPWGNVPGGDPVQLFTLRNAHGMKVSISDLGATLVSWHAPDRAGRLGDILLGHDTPAEYLASTTYMGGLIGRWANRIEAARFALDGIEYTLDRNEGNNLLHGGSTGFNRLCWEAAEDNGSLVMRLESPEGDAGFPGHVSVQVRYTLDDEGTLTIAYEAITDAPTPLNLTSHGYFNLTGQAAADVRGHVVSIDAEAFFEVDAQMIPTRRAEVAGNAFDFRQSAPIGARLDWPNTQLALAAGFDHCYVLPEVKDSTRPVREVARVYEPASGRELSVLTDQWGLQFYTGNHLEGEQGRGGHTYSKYAGLCLEAGGFPNQINMADNAQVVLRPGMEYRHVTQYRVGVRTGV
- a CDS encoding XylR family transcriptional regulator — encoded protein: MTRPQTPQRPHRIALLFNANKVYDRQIISGIGNYLLSTRVAWDLFLEEDFRCRLTGIERFDGDGIIADFDDPAVCEALRGCPLPVVAVGSSYEDETHYPPELPYIATDNTQLVSLAYTHLIGAGLPHFALYSLPQAPENRWAQQRELAFVSLRAAEGRSAEEIDDEIYRGLSTSAPSWNQAIEQLTGWLEKLPKPVGIIAVSDARARQLLQACLTAGIAVPEQVSIIGIDNDPLSRTLTRIPLSSVIQGTEEMGRTAAHLLHQMLHGARFPGRRIRVPPVGINVLESTRHQPLTSPYVMRARHFIRQYGCQGIRTEQVADYVGVSRSSLEEYFRRELQCTVHQEILRHKLDAAKAMLARRDASSAEVAIRCGFTSLQYMYAVFRRELGCTPREYQERTRSAAAPG
- the xylA gene encoding xylose isomerase → MSYFEHIPAVRYEGPQSDNPLAFHHYDRTKRVLGKTLEEHLRIAVCYWHTFVWPGVDIFGQGTFVRPWQQPGDAMERAHRKADAAFEFFSKLGTPYYTFHDTDVAPEGASIKEYSENFTRISDYLARKQQDTGVKLLWGTANLFSHPRYAGGAATSPNPDVFAFAATQVRHALDATQRLGGENYVLWGGREGYDTLLNTDLVRERDQFARFLNMVVEHKHKIGFKGTLLIEPKPQEPTKHQYDYDVAAVHGFLTQYGLQNEIRVNIEANHATLAGHSFHHEIATAFALGIFGSVDANRGDPQNGWDTDQFPNSVEELTLALYEILRHGGFSTGGMNFDSKVRRQSVDAEDLFFGHIGAIDNLALAVERAAVLIQNDRLEKFKRERYAGWETEFGRKILSGGYSLSELAGDAVGRGVNPQHASGQQERLENIVNQAVYGLR
- the xylB gene encoding xylulokinase — encoded protein: MFIGIDLGTSGVKAVLLDRDGRVRCTAAHALTVSRPQPRWSEQDPHDWWNATRAAVGDLLEQARAAGIGATQIEALGLTGQMHGATLLDAQGDVLRPAILWNDGRSDAECRELETAVPQLRTVAGNLAMPGFTAPKLLWVRKHEPEIFSRIAKVLLPKDYLRYCLTGGFATDPSDAAGTLWLDVAQRDYSSALLSACGLTREQMPEVFEGNRVTGTLKPELAREWGIGEIPVIAGGGDNAAGAVGVGIVKPKQAMLSLGTSGVYFAVSDGFLANPASAVHSFCHALPQTWHLMSVMLNAAGCLDFTAQLTGYADVAALLADAEAQARDRRPWFLPYLTGERTPHNNVNAKGVFYGLAPQTSRADLANATLEGVGFALLDGMDALHAAGLVPDDISVIGGGSRSAYWTQMLADIFGRPLTLRAGGEVGPALGAARLAHLALEPGAPLEAICPTPEILAVREPDMVRHAWYRNERRPTFHALYRALEPVFAADA